A genomic region of Friedmanniella luteola contains the following coding sequences:
- a CDS encoding histidine phosphatase family protein, producing MTASRIIVWRHGRTPWNVENRFQGQADIGLDDVGREQAARAAAALAVLEPAVLWASDLSRARDTAGALADLTGLPVTTDRRLREIHVGSWEGLLGEDVERVDPEASRRLRAGEDVRRSATGESPTEVGLRVAEALRDLADAAPDGSTVVAASHGLAGRVGVAELVGLPPEHRRLLGGLTNCAWVSVDRHRSGRYWRIEQYNATALEPSDPLEDRLDFATRVAAG from the coding sequence GTGACCGCCTCCCGCATCATCGTCTGGCGGCACGGCCGCACCCCCTGGAACGTCGAGAACCGCTTCCAGGGCCAGGCCGACATCGGGCTCGACGACGTCGGGCGCGAGCAGGCCGCCCGTGCCGCCGCCGCGCTGGCCGTCCTGGAGCCGGCCGTGCTGTGGGCCAGCGACCTCAGCCGCGCCCGCGACACCGCCGGCGCGCTCGCCGACCTCACCGGGCTGCCCGTGACCACGGACCGCCGGCTGCGGGAGATCCACGTCGGCTCCTGGGAGGGACTGCTCGGCGAGGACGTCGAGCGCGTCGACCCCGAGGCGTCCCGCCGGCTCCGCGCCGGCGAGGACGTCCGGCGCTCGGCGACGGGGGAGAGCCCGACCGAGGTCGGGCTCCGGGTCGCGGAGGCGCTGCGGGACCTCGCCGACGCCGCGCCCGACGGCAGCACGGTCGTCGCGGCCAGCCACGGACTGGCCGGCCGGGTGGGCGTCGCCGAGCTCGTGGGGCTGCCGCCCGAGCACCGCCGGCTGCTCGGCGGGCTGACCAACTGCGCCTGGGTGAGCGTCGACCGCCACCGGTCCGGCCGCTACTGGCGGATCGAGCAGTACAACGCGACCGCGCTGGAGCCCAGCGACCCGCTCGAGGACCGGCTCGATTTCGCGACGCGGGTGGCGGCAGGCTAG
- a CDS encoding replication initiator has product MLDGPVITADMARELALSQKVCIRPLLRRVHDRHDDTEDVVALPCGSTREAVCPPCAYKARVLRMQQCTAGWHRTDEPEHCPAPPRDDQDEDQADDDLDRRVRSTRRRQDAPDLPRVPQENRTVGRVFATADGREYRPSMFLTLTMPSYGAVTSAGVPADPPNYNYRRQALDALHFARLVDRFWQNLRRAAGYKVQYFGAVEPQRRLVPHLHAALRGAIPRATIREVVAATYLQLWWPSFDRPVYVHRTPVWDGESYVDADTGEVLPTWDQALDRLAADPEAKPVHVMRFGRQVDMAGIIAPSEDADRAVRYLTKYLTKAVADTHTSEGGPDPAAEAHADRLHAELRFLPCSERCANWLRYGIQPDAAGPGLQPGRCASKAHDREHLGLGGRRVLVSRQWSGKRLAEHKADRATVVREALLAAGLVAPETERLAAAVTLSDGSPRFVWTDTRPDARTYARVLLASIAERHRWREQYEAAKAAGPLVDNRPATAPPTDPG; this is encoded by the coding sequence GTGCTGGACGGCCCGGTGATCACCGCGGACATGGCTCGTGAGCTCGCCCTGTCGCAGAAGGTGTGCATCCGACCGCTGCTCCGCCGCGTCCACGACCGCCACGACGACACCGAGGACGTCGTCGCACTCCCCTGCGGGTCCACCCGGGAGGCGGTATGCCCGCCCTGCGCGTACAAGGCCCGGGTCCTTCGCATGCAGCAGTGCACCGCAGGCTGGCACCGCACCGACGAACCCGAGCATTGCCCCGCACCGCCGCGTGACGACCAGGACGAGGACCAGGCCGACGACGACCTCGATCGGCGGGTCAGGTCCACGCGGCGGCGGCAGGATGCCCCCGACCTCCCCCGTGTGCCACAGGAGAACCGGACCGTCGGCCGGGTCTTTGCAACCGCGGACGGCCGGGAGTACCGGCCCAGCATGTTCCTGACCCTGACCATGCCCTCTTACGGCGCGGTCACCTCGGCCGGGGTCCCCGCCGACCCACCGAACTACAACTACCGGCGGCAGGCGCTTGATGCGCTGCACTTCGCCCGGCTGGTCGACCGGTTCTGGCAGAACCTCCGACGCGCCGCCGGCTACAAGGTGCAGTACTTCGGCGCCGTCGAACCTCAACGCCGCCTCGTCCCGCACCTGCACGCAGCCCTCCGCGGCGCGATCCCGAGGGCGACGATCCGGGAGGTGGTCGCGGCGACCTATCTGCAGCTGTGGTGGCCTTCGTTCGACCGTCCCGTCTACGTCCACCGGACCCCGGTCTGGGACGGCGAATCCTATGTCGACGCAGACACCGGGGAGGTGCTGCCCACTTGGGATCAGGCTCTCGACCGGCTGGCCGCTGACCCGGAGGCGAAGCCGGTGCATGTGATGCGGTTCGGGCGGCAGGTCGACATGGCGGGCATCATCGCCCCGAGTGAAGACGCTGACCGGGCTGTGCGCTACTTGACCAAGTACCTGACCAAAGCTGTCGCCGATACGCACACGAGCGAGGGCGGCCCTGATCCGGCCGCCGAAGCCCACGCCGACCGGCTGCATGCCGAGCTGCGCTTCCTGCCCTGCTCAGAACGGTGCGCCAACTGGCTTCGCTACGGCATCCAGCCCGATGCCGCCGGGCCCGGTCTGCAGCCCGGACGGTGTGCATCGAAGGCGCACGACCGCGAGCACCTCGGCCTCGGCGGGCGGCGCGTCCTCGTCTCCCGCCAGTGGTCCGGCAAGCGCCTGGCTGAGCACAAGGCCGACCGAGCCACCGTGGTCCGCGAGGCGCTCCTGGCCGCCGGGCTGGTCGCCCCTGAGACCGAACGACTCGCCGCTGCCGTCACCCTGTCTGACGGATCGCCGCGCTTCGTCTGGACCGACACCCGTCCAGACGCACGCACCTACGCCCGCGTTCTTCTCGCCTCCATCGCCGAACGGCACAGATGGCGGGAACAGTACGAAGCCGCGAAAGCAGCTGGACCCCTTGTGGACAACCGTCCGGCAACCGCTCCCCCGACCGACCCCGGCTGA
- a CDS encoding helix-turn-helix domain-containing protein, giving the protein MTQMAQPARVLYAVTEAMAMLNLSRSQIYELIRSDRLLTVTVGRRRLVPAESITAYVARLVAEAGHGHAA; this is encoded by the coding sequence ATGACGCAGATGGCCCAGCCAGCGCGGGTGCTGTATGCCGTGACCGAGGCGATGGCGATGCTGAACCTGAGCCGGAGCCAGATCTACGAGCTGATCCGGTCCGACCGCTTGCTCACCGTCACCGTTGGCCGGCGTCGGTTGGTGCCGGCGGAGTCGATCACGGCGTATGTCGCTCGGCTGGTCGCGGAGGCAGGCCATGGTCACGCGGCGTAG
- the rsfS gene encoding ribosome silencing factor: protein MTATDRALELTRKAAEAAVDKLGTDLIAYDVSDQLAITDVFLVITASNERQVGAVVDGVEEALRALDAKPVRREGDREQRWVLLDYLDLVVHIQHSDERKFYALERLWSDCPVIPLGLDERR from the coding sequence GTGACCGCTACCGACCGTGCCCTCGAGCTCACCCGGAAGGCCGCTGAGGCCGCCGTGGACAAGCTCGGCACCGACCTCATCGCCTACGACGTCTCCGACCAGCTGGCCATCACCGACGTGTTCCTCGTCATCACCGCCAGCAACGAGCGCCAGGTCGGCGCCGTCGTCGACGGCGTCGAGGAGGCCCTGCGGGCGCTGGACGCCAAGCCCGTCCGCCGCGAGGGCGACCGCGAGCAGCGCTGGGTGCTGCTCGACTACCTCGACCTCGTCGTCCACATCCAGCACAGCGACGAGCGCAAGTTCTACGCCCTCGAGCGGCTGTGGAGCGACTGCCCGGTGATCCCGCTCGGGCTCGACGAACGCCGGTGA
- a CDS encoding tyrosine-type recombinase/integrase gives MVTRRSRGEGALYWNDSRQRWMATVDLGFTPLGKRRRAYISAKTKTEAKAKLMALRRDQSDGLPIEQRGYTVREAVESWLQYGLVGREPSTVENRRIMAQKHVIPALGSRRLLELTAEEVDAWLAEKARILSTDSVVRLLSILRSSIHRAQARELVRRNVALLCQPPRGTVGRPSKSLTLDQARAVLAAAEGTAMYAYVVVSLLTGARTEELRALRWARLDLDGDPPSIEVWRSVRRGGETKTPRSRRTLELPDRARDALRTHRQLQREARLQAGPRWVEQGLVFCTSWGTELDAANVRRSFRAVAKAAGLDSEKWTPRELRHSFVSLLSNSGVPIEDIAHLVGHANTRTTEKVYRKELRPVLTKGARTMDSIFKDDVG, from the coding sequence ATGGTCACGCGGCGTAGCCGGGGTGAGGGCGCTCTCTACTGGAACGATTCGCGCCAGCGATGGATGGCCACGGTTGATCTGGGCTTCACGCCGCTGGGGAAGCGGCGCCGTGCCTACATCAGCGCGAAGACCAAGACTGAGGCGAAGGCGAAGTTGATGGCGCTGCGCCGCGACCAGTCGGACGGTCTTCCCATCGAGCAGCGCGGGTACACCGTCCGGGAGGCAGTCGAGTCGTGGCTGCAGTACGGGCTCGTCGGGCGGGAACCGAGCACGGTCGAGAACCGGCGGATCATGGCACAGAAGCACGTCATCCCGGCACTGGGCTCTCGGAGACTCCTCGAGCTGACTGCTGAGGAGGTTGACGCGTGGTTGGCCGAGAAGGCGCGGATTCTTTCGACGGACAGCGTCGTGCGGCTGCTGTCGATCTTGCGAAGTTCGATTCACCGTGCTCAGGCGCGCGAGCTGGTCCGGCGCAATGTGGCGCTGCTGTGCCAACCACCGCGAGGCACCGTCGGCCGTCCGTCGAAGTCGCTGACCCTCGATCAGGCGCGCGCCGTGCTCGCTGCGGCCGAAGGCACTGCGATGTACGCCTACGTGGTTGTCTCGCTGCTGACCGGGGCCCGGACAGAGGAACTGCGAGCGCTGAGGTGGGCGCGCCTTGACCTGGACGGGGACCCGCCGTCGATCGAGGTCTGGCGATCGGTGCGTCGGGGTGGAGAGACCAAGACACCGCGGTCGCGTCGCACCCTCGAGCTGCCCGATCGCGCCCGGGACGCCCTTCGCACGCACCGCCAGCTGCAGCGCGAGGCGAGACTGCAGGCAGGGCCGCGGTGGGTCGAACAGGGCCTGGTCTTCTGCACCTCGTGGGGCACTGAGCTGGACGCCGCGAACGTCCGCCGCTCGTTCCGTGCTGTCGCGAAAGCAGCGGGTCTGGACTCCGAGAAGTGGACCCCGCGCGAGCTCCGGCACAGCTTCGTCTCGTTGTTGTCGAACTCCGGCGTGCCGATCGAGGACATCGCGCACCTGGTGGGGCACGCGAACACGCGTACGACGGAGAAGGTCTACCGCAAGGAACTGCGCCCGGTTCTGACTAAGGGCGCCCGGACGATGGACTCGATCTTCAAGGACGATGTCGGATGA